Genomic window (Musa acuminata AAA Group cultivar baxijiao chromosome BXJ1-9, Cavendish_Baxijiao_AAA, whole genome shotgun sequence):
TCCCTTTGTCACAGTGCTCATGGCATTTACTTCTCTTAGGAGTAGCTTCTAATCCTTGACAGACACATTAAAGTTCTCCGAAAATTTAGTTTAGTTGTGTATCGCAATGTTGTAACATCTTGagaagctaattatatattatctcatttatcctatgtaattaattatttttagtattttaattttttttatattttttaaaattatattgatatttttatacttacgaaactgaaacatttaattttatttctccttACACTATCGATACTATTGACAAAAATATTATATGTGATCAATGATAAACCGAAATAAGACAGAATCGTTACTTGTTCTAGGataaatcttatgatatttttatcaatagaATCGACGATGTGAGGAGAAACGATGTTTaatgttttattttcataaatataggaATTCTAACTTTTGAAAGTaaaggaattaaaatgataaagataactaattatagaggataatatgtaattagtccggTTTGAATGGTATATTAAcaacaatttgaatttaaatattcAGGTATAATAAAATTATTGAGTCGGTAATTATAATCAATCAAATCGTgttgaatataataatataattatagaaCAATGATAATTTTGTAGCATAAAGAAATCGATCCTCACTGATGATCGATCCATTGTAGCACAAAGACACCAATCCCTTCATTCGGCACAAAGCGGATGAGAGTGTTCGTTCCATGAATGACACGTTAGGTTACACCACCCAACCCACCATAATTGGTCGACATGCACAAGCTTCCTGTGCAGAGCCTTAGCCGAATGCATGTATAGTTTCGTGGCCTTGAAACCAGAAGATTCAACCACTAAGAGCTAAGCGACATGAAATCTAAGAAAATATTAGACTAAATATGATCAAATCATCGACTGTGTTACTCATCATCTAACTTAACCTCATCGTTCCAACTCGTAAGAAGCTTCCCTCGAACCCTAATCAAGACAGTCAAGACTTGCAAAGTCAATCATCTCTATGTTCTTCATCTCATTCATGATGATCGTGAATTGACTTATAAGGAGCGTTTCCGGTTGCACGATCCCAGTAATACACAAAGCAAACATCAGTCTGACTCTTACGACATGACTTAAACAAAGATAGAGATGTCGGTCAAAAGAGAGACTAAGCTCTTGACACCCACAAAATAttctatgcaaaaaaaaaaaaatcattttaatcCCTTCTAATCATACAATTTAAGAATAGCTAAAATATACTTAATAATTTTATCCTCCATATATAAGTTATTATATCATAGATAACAAAGATTAACTAAGTCAAAGTGTCCTCTTGGACGATGATGATGCTGAGAATTTGGACTTTTGTTTTTAATAGTAcctttgacaaaaaaaaatattttaatagatatatatatgtgattataatttataaagataaataaaaagaaattcaattttttttagggacatatatatatatatatataattatgcgGTTTTTCCATAAATTATGTTGCATTCAACTTGTTAGGTACACACAGTCTCGTTGGCCATTTCCATTACTCAATCGCCACCGACACAGCTCACTTCCAGTTCGGCATGACAGCCCCGTCTCCCAGGGGCAATCTCCGCCCCACGATGCCGCACCCACCGCATCATCCACCGTCCGATCTGATCCATTAATTTACGCCGCAGGGACACCGCAACCGCAGGCACGCTTCCCTCCCTCCTGTCGTCACGTGCCGGCCGGCCCGACGACAGCCCCGGGGACGGCGCCGGCCCCACGTGACGCCACCGCCTCTCCACGTGGAACCTTTCCCGCCATCGGATCTTGATCCAGCGGCCCTTCTCGGCCGTCCTTCCCCCGCTCTCCCGGATCCGTTTCCAACGGTCGTCTCGGCCTTCTTTATTTCGATTCCCCgctcccccaccccccacccctctcGACGCGCTTTCGTAAAGTATTCGACGTCCAAAACAAGCGTGTGGGGAcgacagcagagagagagagagagagagagagagagagagagagagagagaaggctttAAGACCTCCGTTGGCTCTTCTTCGTCGCCTTCAATCCCTCTCCATCGCACAATTGATTGGGCACATGGAGCTAACACCGATGCCAGCTATCTTTGTAGGGATCTTCCTCATCTGTCACCACCTTAATAGCCGTCTCCTTCGTTTCCTCCCTGAGAAGCTGATCTCCCTGCTCTTGCCTTTTTCTTGGCACCCTCCCACGAGCAAGGACGGCTTGTCGCCCCCTGCCACCGCTCTCTCCTCCATCGCCTCCTTCAGATCTCCATCGTTCGGTCCCAAGGCGTCAGCCAGGGTGATGGACCCGTCGGAGTTGAAGCGGGTCTTCCAGATGTTCGACCGCAATGGCGACGGACGCATCACGAAGACAGAGCTCAGCGACTCGCTCGAGAACCTGGGGATATACATCCCCGAGGCGGAGCTGGCGTCGATGATCGAGAAGATCGACGTCAACGGGGACGGGTGCGTGGACATGGACGAGTTCGGGGCGCTCTACCGGAGCATCATGGACGAGcgcgacgaggaggaggacatGCGGGAGGCCTTCAACGTGTTCGACCAGAACGGGGACGGGTACATCTCCGTGGAGGAGCTGCGGTCCGTGCTCGTCTCCCTCGGCGTCAAGCAAGGCAGGACCGCGGAGGACTGCCGGATGATGATCAACAAGGTGGACGTCGACGGCGACGGGAGAGTGGACTTTAAGGAGTTCAAGCAGATGATGAAAGGTGGAGGCTTCGCGGCCCTCAGTTAGTAGCTACCGATGCCTGTGGCTGCCATGGACAGAAGATACATAGGGTTGTAGATACTGATGAGGAAATTGAAGCCGGGTGGGGGAAGAAGAATCCTCGGAGAAGGAAGACAAGGAAGGACTCGATCTACGTGACATGCGCACGGTTGATTTGGTGCTGAAGAGTCTCAGACTTTATCTAGCTTTTCTTTTAATCGGTTTAATAAcgttaatcttcttcttcttcttcttcttcttctgagcaATGAAATGCTTGGTAGGTTTGGGGTCTTTTGATTCTTTTCCGAGTTCTCTACACTCACTCGTCACGACCAAAGTGCTCTGTCGACAACTACTGACTGTATATGTTTCGGAGATGGAAGAAATGCATGTCTTCCCTGCACTTTGACCGCATCATCCATGGCTTAACATGAACAGTAAGTACACTGTGAAGTAACAATGTATGCAGATCAAATTTCACTCTGTAGCAGCACCACTTCCTTGATTCCAAATACCAAATCTGAATCCATGCAGTATCCAACCCAACATAAATGtgttttttgttatatttttatttccCAACTAATAAGAATATCTATTCgaaacaaataaaattataaattagttttttgaatatttatttcttatttatagtgttttataTGAACTTACAATTTTATACAaagatatcaaaaatattataattggactGATTCACTTTATAAAGTGTTTTAATGCGAAAGACAAGAATCCTTTCTTTATCTTTAatgatatagaaaaaaaaaaaggcgacATCGATAGAAGACAAAATTTTAGtcacaaaatatttatcatttttggaaaaaaaaattatatttatacttTTTGTTACATCTCCCTTTCTtcataaatattttgtttttcgTGTTCCATGTTCTTTACACAATTTGGTCGAAtcgaatcaaaataaataaaaaatgaatcagaacaatgattcataaaaaagaagaattcaCAGTAATATTGAGAAAGAAGAAGTCCAAGTTTTTTTTAGTTGGGACATCCTTTTCGATTTAATTTGAATCAAATTGGGGCTTTTCAAAccccaaaaaataaaattaattaattaattaaaaaatttattctcAAGGAAAAGATAATATTGAGGATGTGAATAATTACTCTTACGTTTAGCTGAGCCGAAAGAACGACACATCGTTACTTGGGCTCGATGGAACTGAATCGAACCAAGATGAACCGGAGAATTACTTCGAACCGAACCATCGTATTAGACAGACTACATGCATCGATCCGAGTCAAACTCTAAGACGGCTCAAATCAGTTTAATTGAGTTTGAGTCGAACCCGAATTGATCGATTCGGTTCAGCTAACTCGACTTATTAAAGCCCCTCGCGCCGCGCGCCGCGTGTGACCCCTCCGTTAACGGTTTAACTTAGTCGTCGCGGCCGAATTCCGTTTTCGCGCGTGCAAGTCGGCGGTGCCTccgtctccctctccaccttccgCCGGTGCCCAGTCCTCGCGCTCCCTGCCGCGTTGTATCCACCAGAGgtacccttctctctctctctctctctccctgaaGGCAAGTGGTACAGCCCCCTTCCCCCCGATCTCGGCTTCTCCCATACAGAGTCACCTTCCCTCTCCCCCCTTcggccccccctccccctctctctcgCGGGGCTCTCAACAGCACCGACGACCGACGGTGCCCCCtcccctctcctcttcttctttccttctctgCTTCTTCCCCAGCTCCTTCCCTTGCTCAGCCAATCAGCCAATTATTATATTGATTGTAAAATTAGAAAATTGGATATTCTTCTTAAACATCAGCCAATCCACTGACACTTTTTATGTGAATCTCTAAACAAGAATATTCTGCCACAGAAAGTTGAGTTGAAGCTGCAACGATAAATTCGACCAGCGAGTTAAATCGTCTGCTTGACCACCAAGCCCTCTATTCTGCCTGAGGGTTTAAGCGGCAGGCATTGGTGACATCAGCGGCGGGTGACACGAGGGGTGGACGAACTAAGAGAGGaagaaggtactttcattattaaTGTTTTCTTTACTTTTTTTCCTTGTATTTTATGTTCTTTATTTTGATCGTGTCATATGGCTGCCACTTTTTTGCTAGGTTTGGAGATGGATATTTCTTTTGAAGATGGGAAAAGGTTATGGTCTCTCATGTGGAACAAAGAAGAGCTGATCACAAGGAAAAGGAGGTTGGACATAATACCTTGATGGGAATGATAGAGAAAAAGGAACTAGTGTTGTCCTTTGAATTGCCAAACTTTTAATATACTAGAATTAACTTGTTTGGTTATATGTAACCAAGGTTATATGAAAGATATATGTTCAATAAATTAATgtgttattatttttttagtgTTGTACAAAGGACATAAAATTATGCCCAATATGAGTAGTCTGATAGTAAGTATGGATTTGAGATACTATAGCAATCATAGGATCCTCATTGTAATATCTGAATCACTTGATGAAGTATTTCTTATGACGAGTGTTAGTAGCTAACCTTTTTATATTGGGAAGTGTTACTATGGATTTGAtggagtattttttttattatggttTGTGAAAACTTGAAGTTTAATATTCTTCCTTGTTATAACTGACAGAACACTTTGTGCAGATTTTTGATGGGATCAGCTTCTACATCTGAAGGGAGCCCAAAGAAGCATAAAAGACCCAAACTTTTGACAGAATCGTAAGTGCATTAATTATGATGGCCTTATTGATTGCTCTTATTGTTTCTTATCTACAGGTTCATCTCACTGTCTTTGAACATTGTGTCTTAGGATGATGTAAAATGATTAAGTATGACTCCAAATACATAAATTGCAAAGAAATAATAGTGAAATACTGCTAATAATAAGACTTTTAATCCTCAGATCTCTTATTACTCGTGGAGTCCACATTTAATCAATTATCAAGGTGTCCAC
Coding sequences:
- the LOC135592673 gene encoding calmodulin-like protein 3, which encodes MELTPMPAIFVGIFLICHHLNSRLLRFLPEKLISLLLPFSWHPPTSKDGLSPPATALSSIASFRSPSFGPKASARVMDPSELKRVFQMFDRNGDGRITKTELSDSLENLGIYIPEAELASMIEKIDVNGDGCVDMDEFGALYRSIMDERDEEEDMREAFNVFDQNGDGYISVEELRSVLVSLGVKQGRTAEDCRMMINKVDVDGDGRVDFKEFKQMMKGGGFAALS